In Sinorhizobium numidicum, the following proteins share a genomic window:
- a CDS encoding alpha/beta fold hydrolase codes for MSENLRSYTVTLGDGLSVPCVEHGDPAGTPLLLLHGYSDSWRSFEPMLSKFPASIRAIAFTQRGHGEADRPANGYSPEDFAADAVRLLDRLGISRAVIAGHSMGSFIAQRIAIDYPERVSGLVLMGSFPTVMGNAVVDELWREGVSQLEDPVRRDLACDFQRGTVNQPIPDELLETFISESLKVPARVWRAALQGLMNADHTRDLPRIGAPTLIVWGAHDNFFPRSDQDKLLGVIRNAELLLYETAGHSFHWEEPERFARDAAAFVETVAASRVAA; via the coding sequence ATGAGCGAAAATTTGAGGTCATACACCGTCACACTCGGCGACGGCCTTTCGGTCCCATGCGTCGAGCACGGCGATCCCGCCGGGACGCCGCTGCTTCTCTTGCATGGTTATTCCGATAGCTGGCGCTCGTTCGAACCGATGCTGTCGAAGTTTCCGGCTTCGATCCGCGCCATCGCGTTTACGCAAAGAGGGCACGGCGAGGCAGATAGACCGGCCAACGGCTACTCGCCCGAAGATTTCGCGGCGGACGCCGTGAGACTGCTGGACAGGCTCGGCATTTCCCGCGCAGTCATTGCCGGTCACTCCATGGGCAGTTTTATCGCACAACGCATCGCTATCGATTACCCGGAGCGTGTCTCCGGACTGGTCCTTATGGGCTCGTTCCCGACCGTCATGGGTAACGCCGTTGTGGACGAACTCTGGCGGGAAGGGGTTTCGCAACTCGAAGATCCGGTACGAAGGGATCTCGCGTGCGATTTTCAACGTGGCACGGTCAACCAGCCAATCCCGGATGAACTCCTTGAGACTTTCATCAGCGAAAGCCTCAAAGTCCCCGCCAGGGTATGGCGCGCGGCGTTACAGGGGCTGATGAACGCCGATCATACGCGCGATCTCCCGCGCATCGGGGCTCCCACACTCATCGTATGGGGCGCCCACGACAACTTCTTTCCGCGGTCGGACCAGGACAAGCTCCTGGGCGTGATCCGGAACGCCGAATTGTTGCTGTACGAAACGGCCGGTCATTCGTTCCACTGGGAAGAGCCCGAGCGTTTCGCCCGGGACGCCGCGGCCTTCGTCGAGACGGTGGCGGCGTCGCGAGTAGCCGCCTGA